In Vibrio mangrovi, the DNA window TTCCAGTAAGGATTCAATTGCCCGGCGCACAGCTTTGCTGCTGTTGTCTCCCGGAATCTTTTCCAGGGTCAGCAGAATCTGATCGATTTGCTGTTCTTGCGGCAAAGCCTTAATTTGCTCTTTCTGAGCATCAGAAACAATCGGGCCGGCACACCCAGCCAGCAGAAAAACCATCAAAACGCATATGAGAGATCTCATTATGCCTCACTCCATCACAAATATATTCGTAGATATTATTTACGTTATCTGAATCATTAGTTTTGCACATAATCAATAATCACTGATCTCGTAGATAAATAAGCCTTAAAACGTGACAGATATTGGAAATATCAATCATACCGCAGGGTTTACAGGAATTATCACCTGCTCCTTTTCTGTTTCCTGCTCCTCATCCTGAACTTCAGCATTGATGCACAATCAGGCAAGCATTGCGTAGGATTAGGATTGAACAAAAAAGCCGGATACATAATGATAAGATTTCATTTTTTATCGTTTGTGCGTCGGTATCATGCCTGCGCCGCCATACTTACTATCGATGCGGATGAGATTGAATTTTATGAGAAATTTTCGTTGTTCCAGAACCCTGTTCAGTAGCCTGAGTCTGAGCGTTTTGGCCTTATTTGGCTGCTCTGCCAGTGGTCAGGATATTCATACATCTCCGTCTGAATTTGCGAATACTGAAGTGCAGTATCAACCGGGCTTTAGTACTTATGTGACGGCGTTCTGGAATATGCTGACATCTGACGTCGCCGATCTCACTCCGGCAGCGCCGATACCGCTCATGCCGATGACATCACAACAACTTGCCCATGAAGATAAAGATGTGATTTACCGTTTAGGGCATTCAACCGTACTGATGAAACTTGGTAAGCAGTGGATCCTGACTGACCCGATGTTCAGCCAGCATGCTTCTCCGGTACAGTGGATGGGGCCGGAACGCTTCCATCCGGCACCGATTGCAATCAAAGACTTACCTGAAATCGACATGGTTCTGATCAGTCATAACCATTTTGACCACCTTGATGAAGACTCAATTGTCCGGCTGGCGCCGAAAGTCAAACAGTTTCTGGTTCCGGCTCAGATAGGAAAAATACTCACGGACTGGGGCGTTGCGGAGAATAAAATTCAGGCACTCAACTGGTGGAACACCACGCAGGTCGGAGAAACACAGCTGATATTTACGCCTTCCCAGCATTATTCGGGACGTGGCATGACCGACCAGAATGAAACGCTGTGGGGCGGCTGGGTTATATTAGCTCCGACTCACCGGATCTATTTCAGTGGAGACTCCGGCTACTTTCATGGCTTTAAACAGATCGGTGACCAGTATGGTCCGTTTGATGTCGCTTTGCTCGAAGACGGACAATATAACCACAGCTGGCCGGCTATTCACCTTTTCCCCGATGAAGTTGTTCAGGCAACGCTTGATCTGAAAAGTAAAGTGGTGCTGCCGGTTCATAACAGCACATTTAAACTGGCCAATCATTCCTGGAATGAACCGCTGGAACAGGTTTATCAAATCAGTCAACAACGAGGCGTTACCATGGTTGCCCCAGAATTCGGCCAGCGCTATGAAATCGGTCAGCCCTTACCGGTCCGGAGATGGTGGGCACAATAATGAAAAAATTTATCGGCTTACTGCTGCTCGTCAGCACCATGAGTGACGCATCACCCACATCAGATCAGGAGATCACGGCCTTGCTCAATGTTCTGCAACACTCCGACTGCCAGTTTGAACGCAGCGGTACGTGGTATTCCGGGGAGCGGGCCGCCGCCCATCTGCAGGATAAATGGGATTATGCCAAAGATGAAATCGACTCCAGTGAAACTTTTATCCGGAAAATTGCCACCGGAAGCTGGCTCACCGGCAGCAGTTATCATGTTAAATGTGATCAGACAATGACTACCAGCGCACAATGGCTGAACACGCAGCTACAACAGCTCCGGACTTCCCAACAAAGCTCACCGGCTGATTCGCTTCAATAACAAGCTCAGACTGACCGGAGAAAACTTAACTGGCTCTCCGGTACAGATATTTTCTGCTCTTTGTGCCATGAATTCCCAGCCATGATTCAGGGATAAACCGGGCAGCCAGCAGTGAAACCAGCAGTGCAATGGTTCCTAATGTCACCGCATAGCTGTTTCCCTGTACCGGCAGGCCAGTCCGATAGGAGATCAGCGTGATCAGGGTAAACACTGGCCAGTGGATTAACAGCAGGTACATTGATTTTCTGCCAATCCAGATCAGAGGGGAGATGGCAATCTTCCGGAAGAGGAAAAGCACAGAACAGACTGAGAGCAGCGATGTGACGATATAACCGATGTAGCTGCCATACCACAGCGTGTTGACATGGATATCGACATAACCCTCAACAGCATAAGCCAGCCCTACAGTCACACATATCACCATGATCTGAGAGAGAAAGCTCACCCGGCTAATTTGCTCTCCGAACAGGTATCCGCTCAGGGCAAACAGTAATCCCAGCGGGATCGTACTGAATCCCAAAGGTAGCAAAAGCTGCTCGCGGTATAACAACCATCCGACACCAGCCAGAAGCGGGAGTAAAATAAACTGTATACGCCGATTCAGCCTGACAATCCCGGCCATCAGACATTTCACAATAAACAGCGACAAAAGAAACCACAGCGGCGCATTTCCCTTAGTATCACCGGAAATCAGCAGCGAATCGACCGGTAATGACAACACCTGTCCGATGGGAAGCCGGTCGATATAAATCAGTTTCGGGGCCATAAACATAAACCCGATGAGCGTCCATATCAGCATCGGAAAGATGAGTCGGTTCAAATCGTTGGTGAAAGCTTCTCTGAAAGGACGTGTTTTAAACACCACACCCGATTTAAAGTAAAACCATGGCATAAAGAAGAACAACACCCGGAGCAGGACATGAAATGTATCCGTATCAGATAATCCTCCCCACATGAATGCATGATAAACCACCATCCATAAGATCATGATCCCACTGATACAGTCATAAGACACATTACGATTTTTAAGCATAGCCATTATCTTCCGGATGTTGTTTTATCCCTTAATACACAGACAAATAACAAACCAGAAACAAATAAGCAACAATACCCATATCTTATTGTGATCATTCAACTCTTTTACATACTAAATTCTGGCGGATAAAACAGAGCCCGGCAATTCCGGGCTCATAGGCAATCTCAGTATCACATCACTCAACCATCCAGAACCTCACCAGAAAAATGCATACTTTCCAGTATTTGTTCAGCAACCCTTGTGTCCCGCACAATACTTTCATGATCACCAGGCAGCGTCTGTCGCTGAACCTGACCGTAAACATCCCACTCATCAGGACTTGCACCCTGCTGATAGCGGGAACCGCTCAACGTCTGATTTGACCAGAACACCATCAGCGGCGCGGCGACCGGTCTGAGCGTATGCTCCTGCATCAGCCGGTGGCTACTCATGAATAACTGCATCTGAATAAAACGCAGTGCCCTGTCACCTTCCCCGTCAAAAATCACCTCCGTTTCACCAATCAACTGCACCAGTGCATCAAAAGCATATTGATCGATGTTCAGTTGTTCTTGCGGGGACAGGCGCGCTAAGTCCTGTTCCAGCTCACTCAGTTCAGTCTGACGATTTTCCAGCAGTAATGTCCGGTGACGATGATTCAGACAAGCCAGATAACGGCTAACCCGGTTCAGCTCCGGCACTTGCAAACGAGCTTTGTGGGCGTTGGCTCTGGCATCAATAATCGTGACCCATTCAACCCGTTCACCGTCAGCTTCCAGTTGATGAGTGACAGCCATAGCCAGCCATGCGCCGAAAGACCATCCTGCCAGCCGGTAAGGGCCATGAGGCTGAACAGCACGAATCAACTGCACATAGTGTGCACAAAGCTGTTCAATACTTGTCGGTGCAAGCGGTGATAGCTCGGATGCAGAGCCATGCAGTTGCGGGGATTCAATCCCGTAAACCGGGAAGCGGTCAGCAAATGTTTTTACCATCTCCTGATAAGCCCGGACAATTCCGCCGGCAGGATGCATTAAAAAGACATTGTCACAGGCTGTCCGGGTATGCAGGTTCTCTTGAGCACGGGCATTCATCGGCACCAGCAGATCCTGAAGATCCGGATCGTTTCCGCTTTCCGTCTGATCCTGCTCACTATCCACCAGTTGAGCTAATGTCCGCAGGACCGGATGACGGAACACCTGCATCAGCGGTAACTCAATTGCCCACTGACGCCGGAGCATCGCAATCAGCCGTCCGGCCAGTAGTGAATTGCCGCCAAGGGCAAAAAAATCATCTTCACGATACACTTTTTCTGTCCCCAGCAAGGTTTGCCAGATCGTGGCAACCGCCTGTTCTGTCGCGGTACACGGTTCAGTCCGGGCTGTTGCTTCATCTGCTATACCGGCCGGCTCCGGCAGTGCCTTGCGGTCAACTTTATTGTTGGCATTGCGAGGCATCGCTTCCAGACAGACAATGTGCTGCGGCACCATATATGCCGGTAACACCTGTCCGAGACGGGATTTTACCTGCTCGGTTCCGCTTTCAGTTCCGGAAATATCAGCAGTAACATCAGTGGTGATATAAGCGACCAGACACGCCTTTGGTGTTCCGGCATAGCACAGACTGACAGCCGCTTCTCTGATGCCGGGAATCATACAGAGCTGTGCTTCAATTTCTCCGGTCTCAATGCGGTAACCCCGCAATTTGATCTGAAAATCAGTCCGGCCGATATAATGCAGTTCTCCGTGGATGGACAAACGTACCTTATCGCCGGTCTTATACATCTTCGCGCCATCACGGGAAGTAAACGGATCCGGCAGAAAAGCGGCTTCGGTCAAATCCATCCGGTTGAGATAACCTTCAGAAATCCCAGCGCCGCCGATATACAACTCACCTTCCGCTCCCGGTGCGACAGGATTCAGCCACGGATCCAGCACGTAAAACTGAGTATTGGCAATCGGTTGTCCCAGCGGCGGACGGTGCATATTCTCCGCAGTGATCTCACTATAGGACGACCAGACTGTCGTCTCAGTCGGACCATACATATTAAGCAGACGCGCACCACGGTTCAGGATACTTCCGGCCAGAGTCGGCGGCAGCGCTTCACCGCCGACCAACGCCGTAAGATGGTGCCAGTCCCGATGCTCCTGTTCCGTCAGCATCTGCCAGGTCATCGGTGTTCCCTGCATGACAGAAATATGCTGCTGTTGCAGGCAGCGGGATAAAGCTTCACCGTCCCGGACCATCATTTCATCAGCAATGACTACCTGTGCACCAGCCAGCAGTGGCACAAACAGTTCCAGTACCGCGATATCAAAACCAACCGTCGTCACTGCCAGAAGCTTGTCGGCTGCGGTGATCCGGGTTGCCGTCAGCATACTGTGCAGAAAATTACTCAACGCCGGACGGGCAATCTGTACCCCTTTCGGCCGCCCGGTCGAACCCGAAGTAAAGAT includes these proteins:
- a CDS encoding MBL fold metallo-hydrolase, translated to MRNFRCSRTLFSSLSLSVLALFGCSASGQDIHTSPSEFANTEVQYQPGFSTYVTAFWNMLTSDVADLTPAAPIPLMPMTSQQLAHEDKDVIYRLGHSTVLMKLGKQWILTDPMFSQHASPVQWMGPERFHPAPIAIKDLPEIDMVLISHNHFDHLDEDSIVRLAPKVKQFLVPAQIGKILTDWGVAENKIQALNWWNTTQVGETQLIFTPSQHYSGRGMTDQNETLWGGWVILAPTHRIYFSGDSGYFHGFKQIGDQYGPFDVALLEDGQYNHSWPAIHLFPDEVVQATLDLKSKVVLPVHNSTFKLANHSWNEPLEQVYQISQQRGVTMVAPEFGQRYEIGQPLPVRRWWAQ
- a CDS encoding DUF5329 family protein; this encodes MKKFIGLLLLVSTMSDASPTSDQEITALLNVLQHSDCQFERSGTWYSGERAAAHLQDKWDYAKDEIDSSETFIRKIATGSWLTGSSYHVKCDQTMTTSAQWLNTQLQQLRTSQQSSPADSLQ
- a CDS encoding acyltransferase family protein gives rise to the protein MLKNRNVSYDCISGIMILWMVVYHAFMWGGLSDTDTFHVLLRVLFFFMPWFYFKSGVVFKTRPFREAFTNDLNRLIFPMLIWTLIGFMFMAPKLIYIDRLPIGQVLSLPVDSLLISGDTKGNAPLWFLLSLFIVKCLMAGIVRLNRRIQFILLPLLAGVGWLLYREQLLLPLGFSTIPLGLLFALSGYLFGEQISRVSFLSQIMVICVTVGLAYAVEGYVDIHVNTLWYGSYIGYIVTSLLSVCSVLFLFRKIAISPLIWIGRKSMYLLLIHWPVFTLITLISYRTGLPVQGNSYAVTLGTIALLVSLLAARFIPESWLGIHGTKSRKYLYRRAS